DNA sequence from the Halobacterium sp. DL1 genome:
GAAGGCCGTCGCACCTGGCACGCCCGCGGCCGCGAAGGGACTGATGAAGTCCGCCATCCGCTCGGACGACCCGGTCGTCTTCTTCGAGAACAAGACCATCTACGAGCGCCACGGTCCGGTCCCGACGGACGAGGAGTTCACCGTCCCGCTCGGCGAGGCGTCCGTCGAACAAGAGGGCGAGGACGTCACCGTCGTCGCCACCCAGCGCCTCCTTGGCGAGTCCATCGCGGCCGCCCGCGACGTCGACGCCGACGTCGAGGTCATCGACCCGCGCTCGCTGTACCCTCTGGACACCGACACCATCGCCGACAGCCTCCGGAAGACAGGCCGCCTCGTCGTCGCCGACGAGAGCCCGCTCTCCTACGGCCTCCACGCCGAGATCGTCACCCGTGTCATCGAGGACGCGTTCTGGAGCATCGACGCCCCAGTTCAGCGCGTCGGCGTCCCGGACACGCCGATTCCGTTCGCGCCGTCCCAGGAGGACGAGGTCGTGCCGGACGCCGACGACGTCCGCCGCGCCATCGAGCGGACGTTCTAACGGGACTCCCACTCGCGTTCTCCCCGTCTGCGTGCGGACGCGACAGCCGGTGTGGCGGGTGACTGCTCTACCGCATCCTACTCCTCGTCCTCACCGAGTGCACTCGAGAAGGCCAGACCGAGCGCGACGCCGAGACTCATCCCGAGGGGGAGCCACAGCCCGATGTTGTCCGTCGCGACGCCGACGCTGGCGCCGATGGCCATCCCGACGCCGATGCCGAGCGCGAGCCCCTGGCCGGTGAACTCGACGTCGTCACCCTCGTCTCCCGGAGATTCTGCGTCCATACGCGCTCCTGGTTAGCGTCCGGGGAAAAGTGTTGGCACCGTACGCCAGCGCAGTGATTCCTGGGCCGCCGAGCGGGGCGATTCTGGACGGGCCGGTGCCGCCAGCGAACTACCGCGGGGTCACCGGTTCGGCGCGTGGATGGCCTCGCCCTGGGTCTGGGCCGCGGCCTCCATCAGACACTCCGAGAGCGTCGGGTGCGCGTGAACGGTGTGGGCGACGGTCTCGGCGTCGAGGCCCGCGGTCACCGCGAGCGTGAGTTCGCCGACGAGCTCCGAGACGTGCGGGCCGACGAGCTGTCCGCCGAGCACGGTACCCGAGTCGGCGTCGACGACGACCCGGCAGAACCCACTCGCCTCGCCGGTTGTGAGCGCGCGTCCGTTGCTCCGGAACGGCACCTGCCCGACGGTGACGTCGTAGTCCGCCTCGACCGCCTCTTCCTCGGTCATTCCGACGGAGGCTATCTCGGGGTCGGTGAAGACGACCGCGGGAATCGGCTGGTCGGCGTCGCCACCGGGGTCGCGGCCCGCGGCGTGCTCGGCCGCGCGCATCCCCTCGTGGCTCGCGGCGTGAGCGAGCATCGGGTCGCCCGCGACGTCGCCGATGGCGTAGATGTGTTCGGCGTCCGTCCGCCCGTACTCGTCGGTCTCCACGAAGCCACGGTCGTCGGTCTCGACGCCCGCCGCGTCGAGGTCGACCGTGTCCGTGACCGGGACGCGGCCGACCGCCACGAGGACGTGCTCGCCGACGTACTCGCTGCGCTCGCCGTCTGCCTGAGGCGTCTCCGACGCCTCTCCGTCCTCGGTCTCGGTGACGACGGTGACGTCGCCGGTGATGTCCTCGTACCACTCCGCGGCGGCCTCGCCGAAGCTGAACGAGACGCCGAGTTCCTCGGTGCGCTCCCGGACGATGTCCACGGTCTCCTCGTCGTAGCCCGGGAGCGGAGCATCGAGGGCCTCGAGGACCTGCACGTCGGTGCCGAGGCGCGCGAACGCTGTCGAGAGCTCCATCCCGATGTAGCCCGCGCCGACGACGACGAGGCGGTCCGGGCGCCCCTCGAGGTCGAGGACGTCCCGCGAACTGAGCACGTGGTCCTCGGCGTAGTCGAAGCCCGGAATCTCCAGCGGTCGGCTCCCGGTCGCGACGATGGCGTGGTCGAAGGCGATGGTCTGGGCGTCGGCCGTGAGGTCGTCTGGCTGGACCTCGACCGTCTGGTCGTCGACGAACGACCCCGTCCCCTCGACGAGCGTCACGCCGTTCGACCGGCAGAGCGACTGGACGCCGCCGGTGAGCCGCGAGACGACGGAGTCCTGCCACGCAGCGAAGTCGTCGAACGCGAGTTCGCTGGTTCGCTCGACGCCCAGCTCGGCGACCTGGTCGTCGCTGCCCGCGTGGCGCGCCGCCTCGATGAGCGCCTTCGACGGGATGCAGCCGTGGTTCAGGCAGACGCCGCCCGGCTCGCCGCGCTCGACCAGCACCGTCTCGAGGCCACACTGCGCGGCCCGGATCGCCGCCACGTAGCCGCCGGGTCCCGCACCGATTACGACGAGGTCCGCCGCCGACGGAGCAGTCTCAGTACTCATTGTATGGCTCTTCGCTCACCGGCGCTTAAGTCTTGATAACGGCCCAGATATGTTCGAAAGCGGCTGATTTTGCGCTCGCGGATAGTCCGGTCGGCGCGGTGGCAGGCCCGACAAGACATTTACCGACCCAGTTCCCAGAATCCATCGCCGGGTAGGGGTACCCGAGATCTTTTCGGAGCGCGGTAGCGGGGAGTGGGGACGCTGTTGACGAAAACGCTTACCCGCGCTCGCGCCAACCACGGAGTATGTCCGGGCTGAATCTCGACCCGGTGCAACTCGACCGCTACTCGCGTCACATCATCATGGACGACGTGGGGCCGGAGGGCCAGCAGCGCCTGCTGGACGCCGACGTGCTGGTGGTCGGGGCGGGCGGCCTCGGCGCGCCAGTCGTCCAGTACCTCGCCGCGGCGGGCGTGGGAACGCTGCGCATCGTCGACGACGACGACGTCGAGCGCTCGAACCTCCAGCGCCAGATAATCCACGCGGACGCCGACGTCGGGACGCCGAAGGCCGAGAGCGCGCGAGCGTACGTCGAGCGCCTGAACCCCGACGTGGACGTC
Encoded proteins:
- a CDS encoding pyruvate dehydrogenase subunit beta, which codes for MSAQSAAEETETMSLREAIRSALREELLADDDVFIMGQDEEDGGSFEVTAGLHDEFGFERVRNTPISEAAQVGAGVGAAATGMRPVVNLSFADFIGVCFDQIMNQAGKTRYMFGGASEVPLTLRAIEGAGLNAAAQHSGTVHSLVAHLPGVKAVAPGTPAAAKGLMKSAIRSDDPVVFFENKTIYERHGPVPTDEEFTVPLGEASVEQEGEDVTVVATQRLLGESIAAARDVDADVEVIDPRSLYPLDTDTIADSLRKTGRLVVADESPLSYGLHAEIVTRVIEDAFWSIDAPVQRVGVPDTPIPFAPSQEDEVVPDADDVRRAIERTF
- a CDS encoding dihydrolipoamide dehydrogenase (E3 component of pyruvate complex; catalyzes the oxidation of dihydrolipoamide to lipoamide), with protein sequence MSTETAPSAADLVVIGAGPGGYVAAIRAAQCGLETVLVERGEPGGVCLNHGCIPSKALIEAARHAGSDDQVAELGVERTSELAFDDFAAWQDSVVSRLTGGVQSLCRSNGVTLVEGTGSFVDDQTVEVQPDDLTADAQTIAFDHAIVATGSRPLEIPGFDYAEDHVLSSRDVLDLEGRPDRLVVVGAGYIGMELSTAFARLGTDVQVLEALDAPLPGYDEETVDIVRERTEELGVSFSFGEAAAEWYEDITGDVTVVTETEDGEASETPQADGERSEYVGEHVLVAVGRVPVTDTVDLDAAGVETDDRGFVETDEYGRTDAEHIYAIGDVAGDPMLAHAASHEGMRAAEHAAGRDPGGDADQPIPAVVFTDPEIASVGMTEEEAVEADYDVTVGQVPFRSNGRALTTGEASGFCRVVVDADSGTVLGGQLVGPHVSELVGELTLAVTAGLDAETVAHTVHAHPTLSECLMEAAAQTQGEAIHAPNR